Below is a genomic region from Bacillus mycoides.
ACGTGCTTCTACAAGGTGACCGATACGACATTTTGCCATAACCGGAATTGATACAGCACCCATAACTTCTTCAACAATTGTTGGATCTGCCATACGAGAAACGCCACCTGCTGCACGAATATCTGCAGGTACACGCTCTAATGCCATAACAGCAACTGCACCTGCCTCTTCTGCAATCCTTGCTTGCTCGGCGTTAACTACGTCCATAATAACGCCGCCTTTTTGCATTTCTGCCATTCCACGTTTTACACGTTCTGTCCCTGTTACATTTGTCATGTACAAAAACCCCCCTAGGTGAATTGCTTTCCCCCGTTAAAGAAGAAAATTAAGAATACTCTTACATTCTACCACTAACTATCTGATGCTTGTCCACTACTTTTTCATAAAGTCGGTATGAAAAATAGGAATAAGAAAAAGCTCCTACAATGAGGAGCTTTTAAAACCAACCTTTTACTGTATCAACAGCACTATTCCACATACCACTAAAGAAAGAACCAATTCCGCGCATAGAACGTGTGAACCAGCCTGCCTCTTCTACTTCAGATTTTGTTATAAGGTCTACTTGTAATGATTTTCCTGATAAAAATCCAGGATCATTACTATCTTTAGACGTTACAACCATTTGGCCAAGTGTAACTCCCTTTTTCATAGGTGCCTCTTGTCCCTTATTTCCTTCTTTAAATTCTGTTTTATAAACGTCTTTACTTCCCTTTGGCACCGGAAGTGAAACAGCTTGCTTCGTTTGAACTGCTACATCTTTATCTTTCGCATTTTCAACTCTTACTGTTTCTTTTCCTTTAACCGAAGAACCTTTTTCATACATTTTCTTCATTTCAAAGTTAGCAAAGCCATAATCATATAATTTCTTTGTCTCATCAAATCTTGCCGTGTGAGATTTTGTTTTAATAACTACAGAAATGAAACGCATACCATTTCTTTCAATCGTACCAGTGAAACAATCTCCTGCTTCTGGAGTTGATCCTGTTTTCAGACCATCTACGCCTTCGTATTCCTTAATTAACCCTTTTAACATCCAGTTCCAGTTAGGCATTTCGATCCGATCCGGAGTACCTTCACGGAATACTTTTTTTGAAATTTTTGCTATGTCTAATGTTTTAGGGAAATCTTGAATAAGACGTTGTGCTAAAATTGCTACATCTCTCGCAGACATTTTATTTTCTTCATCTGGAGTTGTCCCTTCAGGATGGTGTCCTTTTAAATCTTTGTTCGTTAAGCCCGTAGAATTTACAAACTTATAATTTTTTAATCCTAACTCTTTCGATTTATCATTCATCATTTTTACAAAGTCTACTTCTTTTCCAGCAACTGCTTCAGCTAACGCTATCGTTGCACCATTAGCAGAATAAATTGCCATTGCTTCGTATAGCTCTTTTACTGTATAAGATTCACCATTTCGTAGAGGCACGTTCGATAATGAACGATCTTGCGAAATGTTATAAGCATATTCGGAAACCTTAACTTTTTGATCCCATTTTAGTTTCCCTTTCGCAATAGCCTCGTTCACTAGGTATTCACTCATCATTTTTGTCATACTAGCAATTGATAATAACTCATCTGCATTTTTTTGATATAAAATCTTCCCAGAATTCGCTTCTACTAAAATTGCCGCACCTGCTTCAATGTTTAAAGCGGCTCCTGTTTCTGCTGATGCATTGCTATATGGTACAAGCATGCTACAAGCTATTGTAAGCACTGTTA
It encodes:
- a CDS encoding D-alanyl-D-alanine carboxypeptidase family protein; the encoded protein is MFCKRFIALVTVLTIACSMLVPYSNASAETGAALNIEAGAAILVEANSGKILYQKNADELLSIASMTKMMSEYLVNEAIAKGKLKWDQKVKVSEYAYNISQDRSLSNVPLRNGESYTVKELYEAMAIYSANGATIALAEAVAGKEVDFVKMMNDKSKELGLKNYKFVNSTGLTNKDLKGHHPEGTTPDEENKMSARDVAILAQRLIQDFPKTLDIAKISKKVFREGTPDRIEMPNWNWMLKGLIKEYEGVDGLKTGSTPEAGDCFTGTIERNGMRFISVVIKTKSHTARFDETKKLYDYGFANFEMKKMYEKGSSVKGKETVRVENAKDKDVAVQTKQAVSLPVPKGSKDVYKTEFKEGNKGQEAPMKKGVTLGQMVVTSKDSNDPGFLSGKSLQVDLITKSEVEEAGWFTRSMRGIGSFFSGMWNSAVDTVKGWF